Sequence from the Lysobacter capsici genome:
CTGGTTCTGTTCCGGATAGGCGCCGGTCACGCGCAGCGTCACCACCTCGAACGGATCGACGCTGACCACTTCGACCCGCAACGGCGGCGACGGCGCCTGGCCCGAATCCGGCGGCAGCGACAGACGATCGATCTCGCGCCACAGGCGTTCGGGTTCGGCGCGCAGTTCGCTCGGGGTGCCGCCCACGCCCTGGCGAAACGCACGGGTGAAGGCCTGCGGGGTCTGATAACCGACCGCCAGCGCGGCATCGGTGACGCTGCGATCGGCGCTGGCGAGCAGGCGCAGGCCCTGCAGCAGACGCAGCCGGGCCACGGTCTGGCCGGTGGTCTCGCCGGTCATCGCGCGGTACACGCGATGGAAGTGGAACGGCGAGAACGAGGCCGCTTCGGCCAGGCGGGCGAGCTCGGGCGGGTCTTCGCCGCGCGCGATCGCCTGCTCGATCAGCGCCACCGCGCGCTCGATCCGGCGCTGGTGCGCGTCGCGGGTGCCGGCCTTGAGCGCGGGGCCGGCGCGATCGGGCGCGGGCTCGTAGACGCGATCGTCGACGGCAGGCGCGGCGCTTTCGGCGGCGTCGGCAACGGCCGCCGCCGCGGCTCGAACGGGATGATCCTTGACGGGAGGCATGCGCTCGTTCCTTGCGGATGGGTAATGGGTCGACGCTCAGGTTCGCAGACCGCCAACGCGGCGGCGGTTCCTATCTTGCGCTTTCCTCGCCTGCCCGACCCGACGCTTCAGTACGACAAGGCCAGCGCGACCAGCACCGCCGCTTCGATGATTTCAGTCAATGCGCCGCAGGCATCGCCGGTCATGCCCTGCAAGCGACGCAGGCAGGCCCGGCGCCAGATTGCGAACACCACCGCCGCGACCACGACCGCCAGGCAGCCGCGCCAACCGGCCAAGGCG
This genomic interval carries:
- a CDS encoding AraC family transcriptional regulator; its protein translation is MPPVKDHPVRAAAAAVADAAESAAPAVDDRVYEPAPDRAGPALKAGTRDAHQRRIERAVALIEQAIARGEDPPELARLAEAASFSPFHFHRVYRAMTGETTGQTVARLRLLQGLRLLASADRSVTDAALAVGYQTPQAFTRAFRQGVGGTPSELRAEPERLWREIDRLSLPPDSGQAPSPPLRVEVVSVDPFEVVTLRVTGAYPEQNQGYGRLFGWAAEHGLLDALNGLYGVPVDDRRDVPPQACAFDCMLALGRPFRIEAGSGLGTMRLGGGRYARIRHVGAFDGLEALTDALLAHWLPGSGELLRDAPLHHEYLDDPDEVPEALLRTDIYLPLQG